A section of the Pleuronectes platessa chromosome 7, fPlePla1.1, whole genome shotgun sequence genome encodes:
- the fgd4a gene encoding FYVE, RhoGEF and PH domain-containing protein 4a isoform X5: MEEGGGGRGGGGGGGGGGGGGGGKTAVSRERAKEKHSKVSDLISRFEENSSTENKRDSSPHKPVSKSTSCSPAHRPSPKPTESDRNQENRPPAVKDEHKPAANGVVAQMEPEKEKEKEDKKQQENGGVRIETAGLVNGDMGDGGAEQDEEHSAPQTVRTDGETEEEKDSGTATESEHRSEEGSADQKETNEQKLFKIASELLQTEKAYVARLNLLDQEFCTKLMEEANKGTFPVDVVKNIFSNISSIHTFHSQFLLPDLEKRMGEWASKPRIGDILQKLTPFLKMYAEYVKNFDKAMELLKQWTDRSPQFKSIIQEIQTQEACGSLTLQHHMLEPVQRVPRYEMLLKDYLKKLPEDDPDRRDSEKSLEIIATAATHSNSAIRKSDNLKKLLEIYELLGEEEDIVHPSNEFIKEGHILKLAARNTSAMERYLYLFNNMLLYCVPKFSLGGPKYTVRTRIGVDGMQVLETHNEDYPHTFQVSGKERLLELQASSEQDKTAWVKAFRKTIEIFQQKNESFKNALKDVEEVSKKELGKRAPRWIRDNEVTMCMMCKEPFNALTRRRHHCRACGYVVCYKCSDNKVQLEYDGNKTNKVCKDCFSILKGETLAEGKKKGILEIEAAQFSGSSIMCGFLQYCEKNKPWQKVWCVIPEKESLVLYLYGAPQDVKAQCTIPLLGYSVDDSVRPTDTPASFRLSQSKSVHNFSAETEDLKQRWLKVIRVAVTGEVPECPPTNGTSVTEDSSTQEASTDSS; encoded by the exons ATGGAGGAGGgaggcggaggaagaggaggaggaggaggaggaggaggaggaggaggaggaggaggaggaaagacggCAGTGAGCCGGGAGAGGGCCAAAGAGAAACATTCCAAAGTCTCAGACCTGATCAGTCGCTTTGAGGAGAACAG cagcacagagaacaAGAGAGACAGCTCGCCGCACAAACCTGTCAGCAAGTCGACCAGCTGCAGCCCGGCCCACCGGCCCAGCCCGAAGCCGACGGAGAGCGACAGGAACCAGGAGAACCGCCCCCCCGCTGTCAAGGATGAGCACAAGCCGGCGGCCAACGGGGTGGTAGCGCAGATGGAgccggagaaggagaaggagaaggaggataaAAAGCAGCAAGAGAACGGAGGCGTGCGGATAGAGACCGCCGGGCTGGTCAATGGAGATATGGGGGACGGGGGAGCAGAGCAGGACGAGGAGCATTCAGCTCCACAGACGGTGAGGACCGATGGAGAGaccgaggaggagaaggacagtGGGACCGCGACAGAGAGCGAGCACAGGAGTGAAGAGGGGAGCGCAGACCAGAAG GAGACGAATGAACAGAAGCTGTTTAAGATCGCCAGcgagctgctgcagacagagaAGGCCTATGTAGCCCGGCTGAACCTGCTGGACCAG GAGTTCTGCACTAAGCTGATGGAGGAGGCCAACAAGGGAACGTTCCCGGTGGACGTGGTGAAGAACATCTTCTCCAACATCTCCTCCATCCACACCTTCCACAGCCAGTTCCTGCTCCCGGACCTGGAGAAACGCATGGGAGAATG GGCGTCCAAACCTCGCATCGGGGACATCCTGCAGAAACTCACACCCTTCCTCAAGATGTACGCCGAGTACGTGAAGAACTTCGACAAGGCCATGGAGCTGCTGAAGCAATGGACCGACCGGTCTCCTCAGTTCAAGTCCATCATCCAGGAGATACAG ACCCAGGAGGCGTGTGGCAGCCTGACGCTGCAGCATCACATGCTGGAGCCGGTGCAGCGAGTCCCTCGATATGAGATGCTGCTTAAAGACTATCTGAAGAAGCTGCCTGAGGACGACCCTGACCGACGAGACTCAGAGA aaTCGTTAGAGATCATCGCCACAGCAGCGACTCACTCCAACAGCGCCATACGGAAATCT GATAATCTGAAGAAACTGTTGGAGATCTACGAGctgctgggagaggaggaggacatcgTTCACCCGTCCAACGAGTTCATCAAGGAGGGCCACATCCTGAAGCTGGCCGCCAGGAACACGTCGGCCATGGAGAGATACCTCTACCTG TTCAACAACATGCTGCTGTACTGCGTGCCCAAGTTCAGCCTGGGAGGACCCAAGTACACGGTGAGGACGCGAATCGGCGTGGACGGCATGCAGGTCCTGGAGACACACAACGAGGACTACCCTCACACCTTCCAGGTGTCGGGGAAGGAGCGGCTGCTGGAGCTTCAGGCCAG CTCCGAACAAGACAAGACGGCCTGGGTCAAG GCTTTCAGGAAGACCATTGAGATCTTCCAGCAGAAGAACGAGTCCTTCAAGAACGCATTGAAAGACGTGGAGGAAGTGTCG AAAAAGGAGCTGGGGAAGCGCGCCCCTCGATGGATCCGTGACAATGAAGTGACGATGTGCATGATGTGTAAAGAGCCGTTCAACGCTCTGACACGGAGGAGACACCACTGCAGAGCCTGTGGATAT GTTGTTTGCTATAAATGTTCCGACAACAAGGTGCAGCTCGAGTACGACGGCAACAAGACGAACAAAGTCTGCAAGGACTGTTTCTCCATCCTGAAGGGAGAGACGCTGGCTGAGGGGAAGAAGAAGGGAATACTGGAG ATCGAGGCCGCTCAGTTCTCCGGCAGCAGCATCATGTGTGGCTTCCTGCAGTACTGCGAGAAGAACAAGCCCTGGCAGAAGGTCTGGTGCGTGATCCCTGAGAAGGAAAGTCTGGTGCTCTACCTCTACGGAGCTCCACAG GACGTGAAGGCCCAGTGCACGATCCCCCTCCTGGGTTACTCCGTGGACGACAGCGTCCGGCCCACAGACACGCCGGCCAGCTTCCGGCTCTCCCAGTCCAAGTCCGTCCACAACTTCTCGGCCGAAACCGAGGACCTCAAGCAGCGCTGGCTCAAGGTCATCCGGGTGGCGGTGACGGGAGAGGTGCCAGAGTGCCCCCCCACCAACGGCACCAGCGTGACGGAGGACAGCAGCACCCAGGAGGCGTCGACCGACAGCTCATAG
- the fgd4a gene encoding FYVE, RhoGEF and PH domain-containing protein 4a isoform X9 has product MEPEKEKEKEDKKQQENGGVRIETAGLVNGDMGDGGAEQDEEHSAPQTVRTDGETEEEKDSGTATESEHRSEEGSADQKETNEQKLFKIASELLQTEKAYVARLNLLDQEFCTKLMEEANKGTFPVDVVKNIFSNISSIHTFHSQFLLPDLEKRMGEWASKPRIGDILQKLTPFLKMYAEYVKNFDKAMELLKQWTDRSPQFKSIIQEIQTQEACGSLTLQHHMLEPVQRVPRYEMLLKDYLKKLPEDDPDRRDSEKSLEIIATAATHSNSAIRKSDNLKKLLEIYELLGEEEDIVHPSNEFIKEGHILKLAARNTSAMERYLYLFNNMLLYCVPKFSLGGPKYTVRTRIGVDGMQVLETHNEDYPHTFQVSGKERLLELQASSEQDKTAWVKAFRKTIEIFQQKNESFKNALKDVEEVSKKELGKRAPRWIRDNEVTMCMMCKEPFNALTRRRHHCRACGYVVCYKCSDNKVQLEYDGNKTNKVCKDCFSILKGETLAEGKKKGILEIEAAQFSGSSIMCGFLQYCEKNKPWQKVWCVIPEKESLVLYLYGAPQDVKAQCTIPLLGYSVDDSVRPTDTPASFRLSQSKSVHNFSAETEDLKQRWLKVIRVAVTGEVPECPPTNGTSVTEDSSTQEASTDSS; this is encoded by the exons ATGGAgccggagaaggagaaggagaaggaggataaAAAGCAGCAAGAGAACGGAGGCGTGCGGATAGAGACCGCCGGGCTGGTCAATGGAGATATGGGGGACGGGGGAGCAGAGCAGGACGAGGAGCATTCAGCTCCACAGACGGTGAGGACCGATGGAGAGaccgaggaggagaaggacagtGGGACCGCGACAGAGAGCGAGCACAGGAGTGAAGAGGGGAGCGCAGACCAGAAG GAGACGAATGAACAGAAGCTGTTTAAGATCGCCAGcgagctgctgcagacagagaAGGCCTATGTAGCCCGGCTGAACCTGCTGGACCAG GAGTTCTGCACTAAGCTGATGGAGGAGGCCAACAAGGGAACGTTCCCGGTGGACGTGGTGAAGAACATCTTCTCCAACATCTCCTCCATCCACACCTTCCACAGCCAGTTCCTGCTCCCGGACCTGGAGAAACGCATGGGAGAATG GGCGTCCAAACCTCGCATCGGGGACATCCTGCAGAAACTCACACCCTTCCTCAAGATGTACGCCGAGTACGTGAAGAACTTCGACAAGGCCATGGAGCTGCTGAAGCAATGGACCGACCGGTCTCCTCAGTTCAAGTCCATCATCCAGGAGATACAG ACCCAGGAGGCGTGTGGCAGCCTGACGCTGCAGCATCACATGCTGGAGCCGGTGCAGCGAGTCCCTCGATATGAGATGCTGCTTAAAGACTATCTGAAGAAGCTGCCTGAGGACGACCCTGACCGACGAGACTCAGAGA aaTCGTTAGAGATCATCGCCACAGCAGCGACTCACTCCAACAGCGCCATACGGAAATCT GATAATCTGAAGAAACTGTTGGAGATCTACGAGctgctgggagaggaggaggacatcgTTCACCCGTCCAACGAGTTCATCAAGGAGGGCCACATCCTGAAGCTGGCCGCCAGGAACACGTCGGCCATGGAGAGATACCTCTACCTG TTCAACAACATGCTGCTGTACTGCGTGCCCAAGTTCAGCCTGGGAGGACCCAAGTACACGGTGAGGACGCGAATCGGCGTGGACGGCATGCAGGTCCTGGAGACACACAACGAGGACTACCCTCACACCTTCCAGGTGTCGGGGAAGGAGCGGCTGCTGGAGCTTCAGGCCAG CTCCGAACAAGACAAGACGGCCTGGGTCAAG GCTTTCAGGAAGACCATTGAGATCTTCCAGCAGAAGAACGAGTCCTTCAAGAACGCATTGAAAGACGTGGAGGAAGTGTCG AAAAAGGAGCTGGGGAAGCGCGCCCCTCGATGGATCCGTGACAATGAAGTGACGATGTGCATGATGTGTAAAGAGCCGTTCAACGCTCTGACACGGAGGAGACACCACTGCAGAGCCTGTGGATAT GTTGTTTGCTATAAATGTTCCGACAACAAGGTGCAGCTCGAGTACGACGGCAACAAGACGAACAAAGTCTGCAAGGACTGTTTCTCCATCCTGAAGGGAGAGACGCTGGCTGAGGGGAAGAAGAAGGGAATACTGGAG ATCGAGGCCGCTCAGTTCTCCGGCAGCAGCATCATGTGTGGCTTCCTGCAGTACTGCGAGAAGAACAAGCCCTGGCAGAAGGTCTGGTGCGTGATCCCTGAGAAGGAAAGTCTGGTGCTCTACCTCTACGGAGCTCCACAG GACGTGAAGGCCCAGTGCACGATCCCCCTCCTGGGTTACTCCGTGGACGACAGCGTCCGGCCCACAGACACGCCGGCCAGCTTCCGGCTCTCCCAGTCCAAGTCCGTCCACAACTTCTCGGCCGAAACCGAGGACCTCAAGCAGCGCTGGCTCAAGGTCATCCGGGTGGCGGTGACGGGAGAGGTGCCAGAGTGCCCCCCCACCAACGGCACCAGCGTGACGGAGGACAGCAGCACCCAGGAGGCGTCGACCGACAGCTCATAG
- the fgd4a gene encoding FYVE, RhoGEF and PH domain-containing protein 4a isoform X4 — translation MDCLAARYRRCRLRHAASARKGKAACFQSKSADEEACVAVKIEHSRALGSSPAGDRSSAPSVQACLNRASRGTNNKSRGGVNGRAPSGRPRLQSKPEVPPKPLHLQSPVTDLSSPLGRTKKPSLRRGMEEGGGGRGGGGGGGGGGGGGGGKTAVSRERAKEKHSKVSDLISRFEENSSTENKRDSSPHKPVSKSTSCSPAHRPSPKPTESDRNQENRPPAVKDEHKPAANGVVAQMEPEKEKEKEDKKQQENGGVRIETAGLVNGDMGDGGAEQDEEHSAPQTVRTDGETEEEKDSGTATESEHRSEEGSADQKETNEQKLFKIASELLQTEKAYVARLNLLDQEFCTKLMEEANKGTFPVDVVKNIFSNISSIHTFHSQFLLPDLEKRMGEWASKPRIGDILQKLTPFLKMYAEYVKNFDKAMELLKQWTDRSPQFKSIIQEIQTQEACGSLTLQHHMLEPVQRVPRYEMLLKDYLKKLPEDDPDRRDSEKSLEIIATAATHSNSAIRKSDNLKKLLEIYELLGEEEDIVHPSNEFIKEGHILKLAARNTSAMERYLYLFNNMLLYCVPKFSLGGPKYTVRTRIGVDGMQVLETHNEDYPHTFQVSGKERLLELQASSEQDKTAWVKAFRKTIEIFQQKNESFKNALKDVEEVSKKELGKRAPRWIRDNEVTMCMMCKEPFNALTRRRHHCRACGYVVCYKCSDNKVQLEYDGNKTNKVCKDCFSILKGETLAEGKKKGILEIEAAQFSGSSIMCGFLQYCEKNKPWQKVWCVIPEKESLVLYLYGAPQDVKAQCTIPLLGYSVDDSVRPTDTPASFRLSQSKSVHNFSAETEDLKQRWLKVIRVAVTGEVPECPPTNGTSVTEDSSTQEASTDSS, via the exons CTCTCGGCAGTAGTCCGGCGGGCGATCGCAGCAGCGCACCCAGCGTGCAGGCGTGTCTGAATCGGGCCAGCCGTGGGACGAACAACAAGAGCAGGGGGGGAGTCAATGGAAGAGCCCCCAGCGGCAGGCCTCGGCTGCAGTCTAAACCAGAAG TGCCTCCAAAGCCACTGCACCTTCAGAGCCCAGTGACGGACCTCTCATCCCCACTGGGCCGCACCAAGAAACCATCACTTAGACGGGGCATGGAGGAGGgaggcggaggaagaggaggaggaggaggaggaggaggaggaggaggaggaggaggaggaaagacggCAGTGAGCCGGGAGAGGGCCAAAGAGAAACATTCCAAAGTCTCAGACCTGATCAGTCGCTTTGAGGAGAACAG cagcacagagaacaAGAGAGACAGCTCGCCGCACAAACCTGTCAGCAAGTCGACCAGCTGCAGCCCGGCCCACCGGCCCAGCCCGAAGCCGACGGAGAGCGACAGGAACCAGGAGAACCGCCCCCCCGCTGTCAAGGATGAGCACAAGCCGGCGGCCAACGGGGTGGTAGCGCAGATGGAgccggagaaggagaaggagaaggaggataaAAAGCAGCAAGAGAACGGAGGCGTGCGGATAGAGACCGCCGGGCTGGTCAATGGAGATATGGGGGACGGGGGAGCAGAGCAGGACGAGGAGCATTCAGCTCCACAGACGGTGAGGACCGATGGAGAGaccgaggaggagaaggacagtGGGACCGCGACAGAGAGCGAGCACAGGAGTGAAGAGGGGAGCGCAGACCAGAAG GAGACGAATGAACAGAAGCTGTTTAAGATCGCCAGcgagctgctgcagacagagaAGGCCTATGTAGCCCGGCTGAACCTGCTGGACCAG GAGTTCTGCACTAAGCTGATGGAGGAGGCCAACAAGGGAACGTTCCCGGTGGACGTGGTGAAGAACATCTTCTCCAACATCTCCTCCATCCACACCTTCCACAGCCAGTTCCTGCTCCCGGACCTGGAGAAACGCATGGGAGAATG GGCGTCCAAACCTCGCATCGGGGACATCCTGCAGAAACTCACACCCTTCCTCAAGATGTACGCCGAGTACGTGAAGAACTTCGACAAGGCCATGGAGCTGCTGAAGCAATGGACCGACCGGTCTCCTCAGTTCAAGTCCATCATCCAGGAGATACAG ACCCAGGAGGCGTGTGGCAGCCTGACGCTGCAGCATCACATGCTGGAGCCGGTGCAGCGAGTCCCTCGATATGAGATGCTGCTTAAAGACTATCTGAAGAAGCTGCCTGAGGACGACCCTGACCGACGAGACTCAGAGA aaTCGTTAGAGATCATCGCCACAGCAGCGACTCACTCCAACAGCGCCATACGGAAATCT GATAATCTGAAGAAACTGTTGGAGATCTACGAGctgctgggagaggaggaggacatcgTTCACCCGTCCAACGAGTTCATCAAGGAGGGCCACATCCTGAAGCTGGCCGCCAGGAACACGTCGGCCATGGAGAGATACCTCTACCTG TTCAACAACATGCTGCTGTACTGCGTGCCCAAGTTCAGCCTGGGAGGACCCAAGTACACGGTGAGGACGCGAATCGGCGTGGACGGCATGCAGGTCCTGGAGACACACAACGAGGACTACCCTCACACCTTCCAGGTGTCGGGGAAGGAGCGGCTGCTGGAGCTTCAGGCCAG CTCCGAACAAGACAAGACGGCCTGGGTCAAG GCTTTCAGGAAGACCATTGAGATCTTCCAGCAGAAGAACGAGTCCTTCAAGAACGCATTGAAAGACGTGGAGGAAGTGTCG AAAAAGGAGCTGGGGAAGCGCGCCCCTCGATGGATCCGTGACAATGAAGTGACGATGTGCATGATGTGTAAAGAGCCGTTCAACGCTCTGACACGGAGGAGACACCACTGCAGAGCCTGTGGATAT GTTGTTTGCTATAAATGTTCCGACAACAAGGTGCAGCTCGAGTACGACGGCAACAAGACGAACAAAGTCTGCAAGGACTGTTTCTCCATCCTGAAGGGAGAGACGCTGGCTGAGGGGAAGAAGAAGGGAATACTGGAG ATCGAGGCCGCTCAGTTCTCCGGCAGCAGCATCATGTGTGGCTTCCTGCAGTACTGCGAGAAGAACAAGCCCTGGCAGAAGGTCTGGTGCGTGATCCCTGAGAAGGAAAGTCTGGTGCTCTACCTCTACGGAGCTCCACAG GACGTGAAGGCCCAGTGCACGATCCCCCTCCTGGGTTACTCCGTGGACGACAGCGTCCGGCCCACAGACACGCCGGCCAGCTTCCGGCTCTCCCAGTCCAAGTCCGTCCACAACTTCTCGGCCGAAACCGAGGACCTCAAGCAGCGCTGGCTCAAGGTCATCCGGGTGGCGGTGACGGGAGAGGTGCCAGAGTGCCCCCCCACCAACGGCACCAGCGTGACGGAGGACAGCAGCACCCAGGAGGCGTCGACCGACAGCTCATAG
- the fgd4a gene encoding FYVE, RhoGEF and PH domain-containing protein 4a isoform X10, protein MEEANKGTFPVDVVKNIFSNISSIHTFHSQFLLPDLEKRMGEWASKPRIGDILQKLTPFLKMYAEYVKNFDKAMELLKQWTDRSPQFKSIIQEIQTQEACGSLTLQHHMLEPVQRVPRYEMLLKDYLKKLPEDDPDRRDSEKSLEIIATAATHSNSAIRKSDNLKKLLEIYELLGEEEDIVHPSNEFIKEGHILKLAARNTSAMERYLYLFNNMLLYCVPKFSLGGPKYTVRTRIGVDGMQVLETHNEDYPHTFQVSGKERLLELQASSEQDKTAWVKAFRKTIEIFQQKNESFKNALKDVEEVSKKELGKRAPRWIRDNEVTMCMMCKEPFNALTRRRHHCRACGYVVCYKCSDNKVQLEYDGNKTNKVCKDCFSILKGETLAEGKKKGILEIEAAQFSGSSIMCGFLQYCEKNKPWQKVWCVIPEKESLVLYLYGAPQDVKAQCTIPLLGYSVDDSVRPTDTPASFRLSQSKSVHNFSAETEDLKQRWLKVIRVAVTGEVPECPPTNGTSVTEDSSTQEASTDSS, encoded by the exons ATGGAGGAGGCCAACAAGGGAACGTTCCCGGTGGACGTGGTGAAGAACATCTTCTCCAACATCTCCTCCATCCACACCTTCCACAGCCAGTTCCTGCTCCCGGACCTGGAGAAACGCATGGGAGAATG GGCGTCCAAACCTCGCATCGGGGACATCCTGCAGAAACTCACACCCTTCCTCAAGATGTACGCCGAGTACGTGAAGAACTTCGACAAGGCCATGGAGCTGCTGAAGCAATGGACCGACCGGTCTCCTCAGTTCAAGTCCATCATCCAGGAGATACAG ACCCAGGAGGCGTGTGGCAGCCTGACGCTGCAGCATCACATGCTGGAGCCGGTGCAGCGAGTCCCTCGATATGAGATGCTGCTTAAAGACTATCTGAAGAAGCTGCCTGAGGACGACCCTGACCGACGAGACTCAGAGA aaTCGTTAGAGATCATCGCCACAGCAGCGACTCACTCCAACAGCGCCATACGGAAATCT GATAATCTGAAGAAACTGTTGGAGATCTACGAGctgctgggagaggaggaggacatcgTTCACCCGTCCAACGAGTTCATCAAGGAGGGCCACATCCTGAAGCTGGCCGCCAGGAACACGTCGGCCATGGAGAGATACCTCTACCTG TTCAACAACATGCTGCTGTACTGCGTGCCCAAGTTCAGCCTGGGAGGACCCAAGTACACGGTGAGGACGCGAATCGGCGTGGACGGCATGCAGGTCCTGGAGACACACAACGAGGACTACCCTCACACCTTCCAGGTGTCGGGGAAGGAGCGGCTGCTGGAGCTTCAGGCCAG CTCCGAACAAGACAAGACGGCCTGGGTCAAG GCTTTCAGGAAGACCATTGAGATCTTCCAGCAGAAGAACGAGTCCTTCAAGAACGCATTGAAAGACGTGGAGGAAGTGTCG AAAAAGGAGCTGGGGAAGCGCGCCCCTCGATGGATCCGTGACAATGAAGTGACGATGTGCATGATGTGTAAAGAGCCGTTCAACGCTCTGACACGGAGGAGACACCACTGCAGAGCCTGTGGATAT GTTGTTTGCTATAAATGTTCCGACAACAAGGTGCAGCTCGAGTACGACGGCAACAAGACGAACAAAGTCTGCAAGGACTGTTTCTCCATCCTGAAGGGAGAGACGCTGGCTGAGGGGAAGAAGAAGGGAATACTGGAG ATCGAGGCCGCTCAGTTCTCCGGCAGCAGCATCATGTGTGGCTTCCTGCAGTACTGCGAGAAGAACAAGCCCTGGCAGAAGGTCTGGTGCGTGATCCCTGAGAAGGAAAGTCTGGTGCTCTACCTCTACGGAGCTCCACAG GACGTGAAGGCCCAGTGCACGATCCCCCTCCTGGGTTACTCCGTGGACGACAGCGTCCGGCCCACAGACACGCCGGCCAGCTTCCGGCTCTCCCAGTCCAAGTCCGTCCACAACTTCTCGGCCGAAACCGAGGACCTCAAGCAGCGCTGGCTCAAGGTCATCCGGGTGGCGGTGACGGGAGAGGTGCCAGAGTGCCCCCCCACCAACGGCACCAGCGTGACGGAGGACAGCAGCACCCAGGAGGCGTCGACCGACAGCTCATAG
- the fgd4a gene encoding FYVE, RhoGEF and PH domain-containing protein 4a isoform X2, producing the protein MKRRRKYWFWGRKSKNSKTCLLCCFARKGKAACFQSKSADEEACVAVKIEHSRALGSSPAGDRSSAPSVQACLNRASRGTNNKSRGGVNGRAPSGRPRLQSKPEVPPKPLHLQSPVTDLSSPLGRTKKPSLRRGMEEGGGGRGGGGGGGGGGGGGGGKTAVSRERAKEKHSKVSDLISRFEENSSTENKRDSSPHKPVSKSTSCSPAHRPSPKPTESDRNQENRPPAVKDEHKPAANGVVAQMEPEKEKEKEDKKQQENGGVRIETAGLVNGDMGDGGAEQDEEHSAPQTVRTDGETEEEKDSGTATESEHRSEEGSADQKETNEQKLFKIASELLQTEKAYVARLNLLDQEFCTKLMEEANKGTFPVDVVKNIFSNISSIHTFHSQFLLPDLEKRMGEWASKPRIGDILQKLTPFLKMYAEYVKNFDKAMELLKQWTDRSPQFKSIIQEIQTQEACGSLTLQHHMLEPVQRVPRYEMLLKDYLKKLPEDDPDRRDSEKSLEIIATAATHSNSAIRKSDNLKKLLEIYELLGEEEDIVHPSNEFIKEGHILKLAARNTSAMERYLYLFNNMLLYCVPKFSLGGPKYTVRTRIGVDGMQVLETHNEDYPHTFQVSGKERLLELQASSEQDKTAWVKAFRKTIEIFQQKNESFKNALKDVEEVSKKELGKRAPRWIRDNEVTMCMMCKEPFNALTRRRHHCRACGYVVCYKCSDNKVQLEYDGNKTNKVCKDCFSILKGETLAEGKKKGILEIEAAQFSGSSIMCGFLQYCEKNKPWQKVWCVIPEKESLVLYLYGAPQDVKAQCTIPLLGYSVDDSVRPTDTPASFRLSQSKSVHNFSAETEDLKQRWLKVIRVAVTGEVPECPPTNGTSVTEDSSTQEASTDSS; encoded by the exons CTCTCGGCAGTAGTCCGGCGGGCGATCGCAGCAGCGCACCCAGCGTGCAGGCGTGTCTGAATCGGGCCAGCCGTGGGACGAACAACAAGAGCAGGGGGGGAGTCAATGGAAGAGCCCCCAGCGGCAGGCCTCGGCTGCAGTCTAAACCAGAAG TGCCTCCAAAGCCACTGCACCTTCAGAGCCCAGTGACGGACCTCTCATCCCCACTGGGCCGCACCAAGAAACCATCACTTAGACGGGGCATGGAGGAGGgaggcggaggaagaggaggaggaggaggaggaggaggaggaggaggaggaggaggaggaaagacggCAGTGAGCCGGGAGAGGGCCAAAGAGAAACATTCCAAAGTCTCAGACCTGATCAGTCGCTTTGAGGAGAACAG cagcacagagaacaAGAGAGACAGCTCGCCGCACAAACCTGTCAGCAAGTCGACCAGCTGCAGCCCGGCCCACCGGCCCAGCCCGAAGCCGACGGAGAGCGACAGGAACCAGGAGAACCGCCCCCCCGCTGTCAAGGATGAGCACAAGCCGGCGGCCAACGGGGTGGTAGCGCAGATGGAgccggagaaggagaaggagaaggaggataaAAAGCAGCAAGAGAACGGAGGCGTGCGGATAGAGACCGCCGGGCTGGTCAATGGAGATATGGGGGACGGGGGAGCAGAGCAGGACGAGGAGCATTCAGCTCCACAGACGGTGAGGACCGATGGAGAGaccgaggaggagaaggacagtGGGACCGCGACAGAGAGCGAGCACAGGAGTGAAGAGGGGAGCGCAGACCAGAAG GAGACGAATGAACAGAAGCTGTTTAAGATCGCCAGcgagctgctgcagacagagaAGGCCTATGTAGCCCGGCTGAACCTGCTGGACCAG GAGTTCTGCACTAAGCTGATGGAGGAGGCCAACAAGGGAACGTTCCCGGTGGACGTGGTGAAGAACATCTTCTCCAACATCTCCTCCATCCACACCTTCCACAGCCAGTTCCTGCTCCCGGACCTGGAGAAACGCATGGGAGAATG GGCGTCCAAACCTCGCATCGGGGACATCCTGCAGAAACTCACACCCTTCCTCAAGATGTACGCCGAGTACGTGAAGAACTTCGACAAGGCCATGGAGCTGCTGAAGCAATGGACCGACCGGTCTCCTCAGTTCAAGTCCATCATCCAGGAGATACAG ACCCAGGAGGCGTGTGGCAGCCTGACGCTGCAGCATCACATGCTGGAGCCGGTGCAGCGAGTCCCTCGATATGAGATGCTGCTTAAAGACTATCTGAAGAAGCTGCCTGAGGACGACCCTGACCGACGAGACTCAGAGA aaTCGTTAGAGATCATCGCCACAGCAGCGACTCACTCCAACAGCGCCATACGGAAATCT GATAATCTGAAGAAACTGTTGGAGATCTACGAGctgctgggagaggaggaggacatcgTTCACCCGTCCAACGAGTTCATCAAGGAGGGCCACATCCTGAAGCTGGCCGCCAGGAACACGTCGGCCATGGAGAGATACCTCTACCTG TTCAACAACATGCTGCTGTACTGCGTGCCCAAGTTCAGCCTGGGAGGACCCAAGTACACGGTGAGGACGCGAATCGGCGTGGACGGCATGCAGGTCCTGGAGACACACAACGAGGACTACCCTCACACCTTCCAGGTGTCGGGGAAGGAGCGGCTGCTGGAGCTTCAGGCCAG CTCCGAACAAGACAAGACGGCCTGGGTCAAG GCTTTCAGGAAGACCATTGAGATCTTCCAGCAGAAGAACGAGTCCTTCAAGAACGCATTGAAAGACGTGGAGGAAGTGTCG AAAAAGGAGCTGGGGAAGCGCGCCCCTCGATGGATCCGTGACAATGAAGTGACGATGTGCATGATGTGTAAAGAGCCGTTCAACGCTCTGACACGGAGGAGACACCACTGCAGAGCCTGTGGATAT GTTGTTTGCTATAAATGTTCCGACAACAAGGTGCAGCTCGAGTACGACGGCAACAAGACGAACAAAGTCTGCAAGGACTGTTTCTCCATCCTGAAGGGAGAGACGCTGGCTGAGGGGAAGAAGAAGGGAATACTGGAG ATCGAGGCCGCTCAGTTCTCCGGCAGCAGCATCATGTGTGGCTTCCTGCAGTACTGCGAGAAGAACAAGCCCTGGCAGAAGGTCTGGTGCGTGATCCCTGAGAAGGAAAGTCTGGTGCTCTACCTCTACGGAGCTCCACAG GACGTGAAGGCCCAGTGCACGATCCCCCTCCTGGGTTACTCCGTGGACGACAGCGTCCGGCCCACAGACACGCCGGCCAGCTTCCGGCTCTCCCAGTCCAAGTCCGTCCACAACTTCTCGGCCGAAACCGAGGACCTCAAGCAGCGCTGGCTCAAGGTCATCCGGGTGGCGGTGACGGGAGAGGTGCCAGAGTGCCCCCCCACCAACGGCACCAGCGTGACGGAGGACAGCAGCACCCAGGAGGCGTCGACCGACAGCTCATAG